In Kwoniella bestiolae CBS 10118 chromosome 3, complete sequence, the genomic stretch AGGTTCGGtcgatggtggtgatggtggtggtggtggccTCTGGAAGGTTGGGGAGGCTGAGAAATCACTTTGAAGGTTTATACTACTTGGTGATAGGTTTGAAAGCAAGTTTCGGATGACCGGATGGATGTCACGAATGGCCAACAAGGTGGTTCTACTGATTCTCCTGATGAGCAGTAAGGTGTGTGAAATCCCGCTATGGGATGACAGTCATGCACGTTTGGACGGTTTCGACGTTCCTCTGCTTGAGGTTGGGATGATATGTACCTATATGAGTGAATATTCAGAGTAGAGTAAGTTAAATTGTTTGTTATTTCATCGACATGACGACGTGGTTCGCataggtggaggtggaccaTCAGCCAACATTTTAACACCCTGAGACCGGTGTAAGACTATGCTATTTATACTATTATACTACAAGGCGTATATGAACATCGCCATGCATACACACAAAGCATAAGAACGAAATATCAAGTCGGAGCAGAGAGCAGGGAGTAAAGCAAACCAAGCAGGACTACCACTACAatttcaacctcttcccaccttcccTATTCTCCCCACTCTCCGGACCACCTCTCTTCTTAGACTTTTCAAGCTCTTTACCACCCTTCCCAATGACAGTCACCCCTTTCCCAGTCTTGACTAACCCCTTCAGcgcctcctccttctcctctcttacagatttcttcttctttccgtACAACTCGGCCATACCGCTCAGTTTCTTCTGCTGAGATTGCTTGACCTTTCGGTTCTTCTGTCGAGCACGTTGGGCTTCCTCAGGTGTTAACTCTGATCGGGCCACCAAAGAGGCCGAGGTGGGGGGTTGGAATAGTTCTTCGGGAGCTAACATTGTTGAAGTTCCCATTGTGGACGGTAGGGCCGTTTCCATTGATGTGGTGGGGAGATCGCTGATGGTGCTGATTTGAGCTTTTGGCTGTGGTAGTGATTGGGGTATCAGTATATGGTCAATGAAAGTTgaatcaatatcatcaatgGCACGCTGGATATGATCATGTTGTATGCCTTACGTATCATGATGAAGCCGaaacaaccactcacagcCTTAGGAACAAAGTTCAAACTACTCAACGCATCCAACTTATAACAAACCTCATTCCagatcttctcaatctcatcgtgttgcttcctcaacttctcatCCCGTTGATCAGTTACCTTAGTTCCGGACGAAGCAGCTTGGTACTCTTCCTCGTATATCTGAGCGAGGGATTTATTCGATTGGGTTTCTTGGAGTTCGAAGTATCGtgaagggaggaaaggggtGGGTTCGTACGCTCGTACTCGGACTGGCGAGTCGAAGTTGTTCTATGAAGCAAATTAGCATTAGCTATACGTCTCCGAAGCAGGATGGTTTTACCAATTATTGACGATTGGCCTAAGGGAGAAAAAAATGAACTCACATCCAATATCCTAGTTTTGATGATTTCCTCTAAAGACTTCACAACATCATCCGTAATCACAGGAACGACTTTTTGAACCTGTTCGAAATCCAGGTTTTCCTCCAATAACGAATTTTCAGGCCTGGCTTTCGAAGTGGCTTCTCCAAGCAATGTCCAATCTTTGGGTCCAACGGCTTCTGACTCTAGTTCTGCGATTTGTTGAGCTAGAGCAAGTTGTCGCTTCTCATGGTTTGACAAGTCTAATCATTTCGTGgaggtatcagctatgaGTTCGATTGTTGACCAAAAATCCTcgatcaagctgaaagacccaatactcactcttctcctctccatcttcctcatcatcactatcaaaCAAATCGCCCTTCATCCGACCCATCGTCTCATAAGCggcattctcatcctcctcctcgtcctcctcatcttgatccatcagatcatcttcatcaaacCTTACaccctttccctttccttttcctttaGCTTTCGTTTTCGGTTCCTTGCCtttgcctttacctttaccaGTAGCGGTAGCAGCAGGTTTAGGTAAACCTCTAGGTTTCTCGAAGAAGTCGGAATACATGATCTCTGCATATATCATATTAGCAATGCGTTCCGATATCCCTGAGATCCGTCTGATGGTTGTACACGCATCCAAGAAAGTAGTACTCACCTTCGTCATCCCCTGCACCAGAAAGCATCATACCCCCTACATCCTGtagttcctcttcatcatcttcatctccacccaGTCTACCGGAGGTCAATCGTCCAGCTTCTAGCTCCTCGGTTTGTCTGTTGAAGTCGtcgatggagaagaaatCGTCATCGAGAGTGGGATGGGCTTTTTTACCTCTTGCTCTGGATGGTCCAGCACCGAACAATGCAGATGagtcgtcctcttcttcgtcctcatcctcaccctcatcttcttcctcctcttcgtcctcctctccgtcttcatcctctccgtcttcctcttcatcaagaTCGAACTCATCCAtttccacatcctcctcctcacttccttctaaatcatcctcttcgtcttcttcctccgcaTGGTCTTCGCTACCActaatctcttcttcatcctcatccccaaaCTTAatcccctcctcgtcctcactgtcctcatcctcactatcctcatcctcgtcactatcatcctcatccaaatcatccatcaactccctcaactcatcctcatccatctcagcaGCCTGGGTCTCCCCACTTTCAATCAACATTTGTCTGAACTCCTCTATGCTCATATCCTCGTCgctcccctcctccccatccgACTCCATATCCTGAAgcgcatcttcctcttccatgtTATTAGTGGatcctccaacctctttGATCACCTTGGATAATCCCTCGGAACGAAGTTCAAGCTGAGCCCATATTTGTTCTGGATCTAGGCCATCTACCGTCAACACAGACAAGGGAGTGTAGGGTAAGAACGACTCCACATCTGGTTTAGCGTCTTCTTCCGGTTGAGTGGGTTGTTTGGATTTGGACTGGGAGCGGGTGTTGATAGAGGGGGGttcgaggatggagaggaggaagggatggaggTGCGAGTGAGAGGTTGGTTCGAGGGATATGCCTATGTCAAATATATGATATCAGCTCCATTTTGTTTGAGATGCCTGAGATAAGCATGGATGTGAGACATATGAGATATCGTAGAAATTGCACATACCCAGATCAAATATATCTTTCGTAACTTGCAGAGCCTTCTCCGCAACTTTCTGATCGCCCTCTGCAGCAGCCAATATCCAAGGTCTCTCTTCAATGAGATTGGATAATTCCCCCAGACTCGTCGAGAGGGGCTGGGAGATGGGGTCGTTAGCTTGGTCCGATGGCACTGACATCTTGCCCTTTGAAGTGTTTGAATGGTTGTATGCTGTCTATACAGGCTATATGGGCATCAATTTCAAAATTGTCTTGAGAGGGTGAGCAAGGGTGGACATGAAATCTTGAAAATACGAGATAGACACTGATTTATCAGAAATGCAAAACACGTGGTGACCTCATGGCTGGCGGAGGTATATAATGCCACGTCAGGATTATCTACGTGTGCGTGTCTCATGCGAGATGATGTTGCATGTATGCATCGCGGACACGAGCACAGGATGGATGAGAGTGGCTGGGAGTAATGGCATTTTGGATGATCAGCAGGTATGTCCTGGTCACTAAGTCATAGGTATGTTGCTTTCGTCAACTGCAGATACTGTATGGTATTTTACTCACACCCAGAACTAACTTGAAAGAGGAACCGATCAAACTTTGTCCAAGGCATGCATACTCCCGATAATCTCACAAAAGAGTGGTGTACATACTCGTACTGAGGGCGAGTGCGACTCTCTCTCTTTGTCCAACCATCCTTTCTCTGTGAACCGGCGGATTTCAGCTTCATCGCTGCTTGAAGTCATATCGTGTGAATGTCATCAATTCGATGAGACTATGAATAGTATGAACAGTATCTAAACCACcttgtcatcttcatcaacagAAGAAAACAAAGAAAAAGAGTATATCAAATATCGCCATTTCCGTTCCGCTCAATCTGTACGACCATGGTGAGCCAGACACCTCTTCCCCTTACCTCCCTGGAGATATCCAATCAAGACTTATCGTGATGATCCACGCCGCTATAGGGCCTCTGTCTCTcacacccacaccaccaccgaaCAATCATAATTGACCCCGCACCCGCACCGATGGTAATCGCTCCGATCGGCTTACCACAAAGACACCACGTCGTAGTCACCCACCGAGCGCCCATGGGAGGGTTTCACGGGAGGGCGAATGTACatgggatggggaggagggggcatgggatgggatatggGGGATATGGGGGGTAtggaggtgggaggaggTGCTAGGGTGGTATAACCTGTGCGTGGAGTTTTGGTGATAAAAAGGTTTAGTGAGCTATGAAGGAACGCTATCTGGGTTAATCCCGACATGTCCATTCTCGAAGGCGAATTTGCTCATCTATACATATTTGTCTCTTTCACACTATCAAGTATGATGAGTCGATATCAAATAACTGTACGGGAATGACGTCTTATAGCCAATCTCGTCCTGACGGCTCATCGGTCTTATTGTGACTATGACCAGGTAGAGCGGTCTTCGAATGGCGGATATCGTAGTTCATGTCAAAGGATATCCGTCATTGATCTGACTCCACTATACAGCAGGTCTCAATCGGATTCCCCGAGTCGATTGAGCATGAGCTGTCGATACTGTACTGATGTGACTGAACCAGTTCAACATATATCTTGAGACTCTATGTACATGAAAGTCATATCCATTAGACATCGATTGACTAATACTCCCACTTACTGTCCACTCACCCTGATCTATATCTGTCGATAGAATAGCTCACATCGCCAACCACCATGGTAAGTCCACCATCTCGACATCCTTCGGTACCCCATTCACAGCTAAAATACACACTCATCGATCTATCTGATATGAAGGGGGCATGCCATTCCACCCGAGcccacccccatccccacccctctACTCGTCAAACACACTCCCGGCCCCATTCCCACGCCACTCCGCACTATCCCAGACCCCATAATCCCAGTATCATCGTTCTCCCACAACCACCAGTAACTATCAATAGTACCCCCCGAAGACGGAGGACAGGAAAGGTCGTTGTCAAGGCTGTTGAGTGTACGCCTAGTGAACGGACTACTACGAGGACTTATGTGGAGTATGGTGGGAAGCAGGCGAGGGGGTCTGGGGGTGTGAGGTTTTGAGGGGATTGTTGTTGAGCCTGGATAGAAGGTGTTGTTGGGCGGACGGAACATACTTTTTCTCTGCTTTGACCGCTCTTTGTTTGTGCAGCAGATTGTCACCTTACTTGGATGACACAAGCGAATGTCAGGATGTTCTTAACCTCCCACTCAAACGAGTGTCGAAGGCTTCTCCACTTGCTCAGGCAGGGTGAGCATGTTTTCTCGACGATACATACTGTTCCCCCAAATATCAGTTAATGGCACTATTGTCACTCGTCTAACTTGACTGATCCTTCTCTGCCTCACTGCATCCCACCCTCGTACGACTCGTCCCTCACCTTAGCTCCTTTGAGCAGTTGAACTTGAGCCCTCGCACCACACCATCGCTTGCTGACTCACAAGTACCCCGTCTTGAGTCCAGGTAAAGTGCCACATTCCGAGCAGGATACGCTGCCGATGATTCTACGTACCTTTTTTCGGCATAACACAAGGAACACACACATCATCCTACTAAAAggaatttgatcccgtcgtAGCTCTCTACTTGAACGTTCTACCAACAACCATCACCAATCCAATCTCAACAATTATAAATATTCAAGACGTTCATCTTATACATCTCCACACAAATTCACATAACATCTCACACCACATTCACCCACATCAGAACAGCACACATAATGCCTCGATCAGTGAGtatctcccctctccctaCAATATTGCCAATGTCGATCGCAGAAGGAAAATGAGAGCCCAACTGACCTTgccacccatccacccagtCCCGATCCTCCGCCCGACCCGCTTCCAGACCTGCTGCCCCAGCTGGCGGATCGCACCAACAAACCCGACAATCATCCACCGCCGCCTACCCCGCTCAACATGCCCCCGCGCAAACCTACCCTCAACAACATGCCGGTGCGGGTGTGCAACAAGGTAAACCCCCCGGATTGTTGGCTCAAGCCGCCTCAACCATGGGAGGTGCCGTTGCTGGTTCGGTAGTTGGTCATGGAATCTCCAATATGCTCTTTGGTTCTTCCAGACCTGCCGAACAGGCTGCTGGGCAGGTTCCAGTGgatcaacagcagcagcaaaTGGTTAATGGACAACAGTTTGGTCAAGGGGCGAGCTGCGATATCCAAGCTaagggtgagtcatatcTTCGTTCGTGTGAAGTCAGAGTGTGTTGGTGGCGATAGATGGTCGGGagcaggagagagagagacaagAGAGAAATACGCAAGAGGGTTTTTGCTGACTCATGATGGTATATAGACTTCACGAAATGCCTCGAAGCTACCAACGGGGATATGCAATCTTGCTCATACTACCTCGAAGCATTGAGTGAGTGTCACGGCTCTTCCACTTTTCTGTCAAGCACATGCTGACTGTCTTACCCGAATACAGAGGCCTGTCAAGCTGCCGCTCGACCATACTAAGATCTTTTCAGGATGTTAGAAATAGCTCAGATGTGGTCAACGAGGAGGATTCGGCTTTTATAGTAATTTTGAACAACAGCATATGCATTCAACCACCTTATACACTAATATCTGTCACCTTGCAGACTGCTGCGTGATATAAGGCTCATCCATATGGAGTTAACGCATAGAACAGAGCACGTTTATGATTTGTAGCCATGAGCGTGTATGGTAGTAGACGGCGCCCCACATGAACAAACCTCCATCAGACACGTCCACATCGGTTGTTTGTATAACTCTGCCTTTGATACCTTTTATACTTTGCTTGATCACTCATATATTGCACCGCAACCAGTTCAACCAATACACATACCCAGAGCGAAGGACCACTAATCATCTCGGGTGGACTCCTCTCTACTTCATCCTTATAaatcatcccaatccaaaACACCAATGTCCACCCTCCTCGTAACGGTCGGTTCGACCCTCTTCCCAACCCTAACCaacaccttcctctcacctccCATTCTCGCCCTACTCGAACATAATCGTATCAAAAGACTAATCGTCCAATATGGTCGAGCAGACCTACCCCTGGATAAGGGATTGCATATACACTTAGATGGACAAGGTAGAGGGCAGGTAGATGTCGGAGGAATGAGGGTTGAGGTATTGAGGTTTACGGATGATTTTGAGGGGTTGATTGGGAGAGCTGATTGGGTGGTATCGCATGCTGGTGGGTCCTATTTTCTCTTGGTAGGATCATACGTGTGTGTGTCTTTGGTGCTTGCACGGAGGGGAATGATCATGACTCTGGTACTTGAGTGAGGAGTTTCTACAGGACCATCACCTGGGATGTATGATAAGAGCGATACGCAAGCTACATTATGGAAGGGTCATTGCTAATTCCAATGCAATACCGCAGGCTCAGGATCAATCCTCACTACCCTCCGACGCGATCCACCTAAACCATTACTGGTAGTACCCAACGAATCGCTCATGGATAATCATCAGTCCGAATTggctgatgagatgggtgagagaGGTTATCTGATGGTATCGAAGGTGGGGTTAGTGATCCCTGACTCTGTATCGGTTGTTCATCGTTCATTGGGTCATTCGATACTTGACGACTACGATGTTTATCTCGTTCTGCAGATTCCAAGGGCGATGGAATTGATCGGAACTGATATGCTCCTGCTTGCAGAGAACTCGAACATACTTTACCTAAATTCCTGTCTGTCGATAAATCAACGATCAAGGCTTTTCCACAGATGGACACGGATAGGTTTAGGAATGtgttggatgagatgatggggttTGATTGATCGAGAGAGATCAACATGACCCTCATACCCTGTATATCCGACGATACGACGGTACGACCACTCGAGTACGTTGGGTTCCAGGTCAATGGCACAGATTACAAGCTTTGTCTTTCTGTCTTTCATCAAGCAATAATCAAACAGATCTCATCAGATATTGCGGTGTCACCTCTTCATTGATATAATGGTCTAGATCATAGCTTGAAACGGTCTAATCTGAACCATGGATATCAACATGATGCTGCAATCGAGGAGAAGCTTGGAGAACACGGGTATGGGATGAAAAGCATAGGGAGATCTGTGGTGGACTGGGAATGACAAGATCATATCTTGTATCACAACTGCCAATATTGTATGCTCAATATCATGCATACTTTCATTTTGATATTACTTCAAGTCTACCTCAACTTTATTCAATTTCGGGatcctctacttcctctctctACCTGATCAATCCTACTTGCCTTCAACAGCCACaaactcaacctcaaccaacACATCCTTAGGCAACCTAGCCACCTCGACACATGATCTAGCAGGTTTAGTCTCCCCGAAGAACTCGGCGTAGATCTTGTTGAAAGCTACGAAATCATTCATGGATTTGAGGAAACATGTGGTCTTGAGGActtgggagggggaggagttGGATGCTGAGAGGAGGGCGGAGATGTTCTTGAATACTTGGGTCTGTGCGCGTGCAATATTAGCTCAGTCCGAATCAGCCGGGGGGAGTTAATGTTGGTTGTGTGATGGTTGTATCTGAGGTAGCAGGAGAAGCATGtgaaggatgagattggaaaATCATTATCCAATTCCCTTCGGTCTTTTCCAATCCTTCTTATACACATACAACTCCGATCCGTCTCATTCGAAGGGGGGGGGGTAGAAGCAAAACTCACAGTTTGCTCCTCGATAGCACCCTCTACGACGGTCATACTGACTGGATCAAGGGGGATGGCACCCGAGGCGTAGATGAGCTATAGCATTTGCATTTTCATCAGCTATGGTGTTCTCAGCTGGAATGAGATAAGCAGCTTACACCATTGTATTTGACGGCCTTCAAATGTGATTCGAATTATCAGCTATGACTGGGTAGAGGAATGTGTGGCTGTACTCACCTGTACATAAGGTCCAATAGCAGCAGGAGCCTCTGTGCGAGGACGGAGCATTGTCAGTTGACGATTTCCCTGGGTCGTTGGGAGAAGAATAACTCACTATCGGTAGCTACGACGGTATAAGGGGATGACATTTTGATTGATGTGGTCGACATGTATCGTTGAGCAGGGAGCTTGGTGAGGGATGGTAAGAGTCTTCTGGTAGATGACGAGAGCATATGGTatagaagaagaaagaaagaaagacaagttgaggatgggattgaCGGTTGAACCGCTTGTAACAAGAAATAGCCGCGGCGAAGCGTCTGGCCGATAGAGAATTATTATGTAATCAATCATCCCATACTGCACAGACTCGAGATTCCACAATGTCACCTATTTACTTACTACTCGTATGGAGAGCTACTCGGCGTCGCTTGTCATACTCCAAGACGTCTCGGATCTCCCCCCTTTTGCATAGTGGGAACGACCTTCCTCCATGCCAGCCAAGGGGTGTCGATTTCTCGTGTTCATCGCTTCGCCCGGCGTCGCTTCGACTGCATGATATATGacattcatttcattccGAAAACACGTGGAAGCGGACTAGGCCGAATCACACACCcttgatgagggatgaggtcATCAGATAAAGTTGACACAGTGTAACTGGTGAGATCTGCTTGAGGGCATAGACAAAGCTATGGAACTATGTGGGCAGTCATCCTGAGTATTGAGTCGAGGGCGAACATACATAGCGAGACGACAGCATATTCAACATGGAGAATTGCAAGTGAGTGGAAGGGTCAGCTAGACATACTCGACATGTTCCTTTTGACTTAGACAGGCTGATCTGATCTCCCCCTGCGGATAGAGCTTTGATATTCGATTGTTATGGTGTGAGTACCCTCTCACCCTTCCAGCCGAACCATATTGATCTCACTGCTTactttgatctcctcacAGACTTTGATAGTGAGTCGATGCCGGCGAATTTGTGCTTGAAAGAAAAATGGTCACTGATACCCTACACAGGACTGGGAACAAGGATCCTATAATGCTCTCCAGCCAATATTCCAACAGAAGACTTGTCCCGTCCCGGAAAAGGTATTTGAGACGCTAGGAAAGATAAAAGCCAGGATACAAGCCGAGGATAAGACGATGTTATATCCTGCTGTGTTAGTTTACCTCTATTCTTGTCATAATCCTGCTTTCATAGCTGATCATTTCTCGATTGTGAACAGGCTGAAGGAAGCTTATAGGGTTTTGACGGGGGAGCTGAGACTGTGGTATGACGAAGGTATGTGCTCTCTCTCGCTTCCTGTCTTCTTAGCTTGCGAAGCGAATTGAGGGAGGTTAACCGAATTATGGATGCGTTTTATAGAAGCGGCAGAGGCATATGCTCTCTCAGTGGGAGCATGGCCCGCCTTTCCCGACTCGCAAGATGCCTTGTCAGTCCTGAAGGGACTGGATGTGAAGTTGGTGATTCATAGTAATGTGGATAATGCGTCATTTGAAGAGTGAGTGCTGCCTCCTCACTGTGATCTAATCGGAAAACCCCGTGTCAAAACCTTGAGATAAATTGCGAAACACGTGTTGCGCTGACTTGTGTTTCTGTCCATCATCCAGAACTAGACAGAGACTGGAGGGGTCTTGGGGGAGTTTCGACAACGTATTTACAGCAGAGGATAGTACGTTACTCCAGTCCACATCTATCGAGCAACATACGAGAATTACAAAGTAATGCGATAGCTGATCGTTGTATAATTCGGCAGTCGGAAGCTACAAGCCTGATTATAGAAATttccaccacatcctccaagccctggaagaggagtatgagaTTCAGCCGAACGAGGTGGCGGTAGTGGCTAATTCGAAGCGAGCGGATATAGCACCGTAAGTATACCTCTCGTCATGAATTCACGTTCGGCATCGTCCTATCGGGTATGAACGTGAACTGATCAGTTGTCTGTCTTGGCTGTTGTACAGGGCGAGACGACTTGGTCTCAAGACAGTATGGATAAATCGACCGGAAGCTATACTTGGTGTTAAGGGGTATGAAGATGTGAGACCGGATTATGAGTTTGGAGGTATGGAGGAATTTGCTGAGGAGCtgaagaggatcaaggaGGATGCATAGAGGTATTGTGtattgtatgatgatgggttgtatGGACACTAGTGACGATAAATCAGCAATACTGGCTCGCTGCCCATGCATCAGAACGATCGCTCAACAGTACTCgcagagggaagagaggatgtGCCTGATAATTGGGGCAGACCAGCCTAACAACGGCAGGGTGCATGCTTTGCATTATCAGCCACACATCTACCATCTAACGCGACGAACGACGTACGGTGCCACGCTTTCACCTCGAACTGTCATCTACAACTATAtacacatcctcaacatatatcatatatcatctaCCTCTCTATACCTACCTACCTAAGCATCCAAACCACCCTCTTGACATCTCCTCACTCCGCACGCAGATAATCTTCCCATTGATACTGCGACTTTCCCCTTCAACCTTTCACCT encodes the following:
- a CDS encoding haloacid dehalogenase, type II, which encodes MENCKALIFDCYGTLIDWEQGSYNALQPIFQQKTCPVPEKVFETLGKIKARIQAEDKTMLYPAVLKEAYRVLTGELRLWYDEEAAEAYALSVGAWPAFPDSQDALSVLKGLDVKLVIHSNVDNASFEETRQRLEGSWGSFDNVFTAEDIGSYKPDYRNFHHILQALEEEYEIQPNEVAVVANSKRADIAPARRLGLKTVWINRPEAILGVKGYEDVRPDYEFGGMEEFAEELKRIKEDA